A stretch of Cryptosporangium aurantiacum DNA encodes these proteins:
- a CDS encoding GntR family transcriptional regulator, translating to MTDDPTPPYEQLRRQLAELIRYGVLAPGDRLPPLRQLAADLGLAVGTVARAYRELETVGMVVSRRGGGTRVAATAHREADATKALRDRAGAFVRDARLLGADDDQIQSVIARALGR from the coding sequence ATGACCGACGACCCCACGCCGCCCTACGAGCAGCTGCGCCGCCAGCTGGCCGAGCTCATCCGGTACGGCGTACTCGCTCCCGGCGATCGCCTCCCGCCCCTACGCCAACTGGCGGCCGACCTCGGACTGGCCGTCGGCACGGTCGCTCGTGCGTACCGCGAGCTCGAGACGGTTGGAATGGTGGTCTCGCGACGAGGCGGCGGAACTCGCGTGGCCGCGACGGCGCATCGCGAGGCGGACGCCACCAAGGCGCTGCGTGACCGCGCCGGAGCGTTCGTGCGGGACGCGCGCCTGCTCGGCGCGGACGACGATCAGATCCAATCCGTGATCGCCAGAGCCCTGGGCCGGTGA